The proteins below come from a single Pseudarthrobacter sp. SSS035 genomic window:
- a CDS encoding TSUP family transporter, which translates to MVFALVLIAVVAGALAQRLAGLGFGLLVSPVLVVLLGPFDGVMIINLCGAASSLLILSRVWRHVEWKRYFGLALAALAGVLPGAWLASNVAEAPLEICIGILLIIALLASQRLTRSSWRASGPVPMVSLGFTSGLMNAAAGVGGPAITAYAIATRWEQKSFGATLQPYFVTTGLSSLVIKYVLSGGHVPGLDGWQWLSILAAMVAGIIAGDLLSGKVKPAAVRRIVVAIAYIGAVSTLAKGFIELAAG; encoded by the coding sequence ATGGTGTTTGCATTGGTGCTCATTGCCGTTGTTGCAGGGGCACTGGCCCAGCGGCTGGCCGGCCTCGGATTCGGCCTTCTCGTCTCTCCCGTCCTGGTGGTGCTGCTCGGCCCCTTCGACGGCGTTATGATCATCAACCTGTGCGGCGCAGCCTCATCCCTCCTGATCCTCTCCAGGGTCTGGCGGCATGTGGAGTGGAAGCGCTACTTCGGACTGGCGCTCGCGGCCCTCGCAGGGGTATTGCCGGGTGCGTGGTTGGCCAGCAACGTGGCCGAAGCGCCGCTGGAGATCTGCATCGGCATCCTCCTCATCATCGCCCTGTTGGCTTCGCAGCGGCTGACCCGCAGCTCATGGCGTGCCAGCGGCCCCGTTCCCATGGTCTCCCTCGGCTTCACCAGCGGACTGATGAACGCGGCAGCGGGCGTCGGCGGGCCGGCCATCACCGCGTACGCCATTGCCACGCGGTGGGAGCAGAAGAGTTTCGGCGCCACCCTCCAGCCCTATTTCGTGACCACCGGACTGTCTTCCCTGGTGATCAAGTACGTACTATCCGGTGGACATGTTCCCGGCTTGGATGGCTGGCAATGGCTCAGTATCCTGGCCGCCATGGTGGCGGGAATCATCGCGGGCGATCTGCTGTCCGGCAAGGTCAAACCGGCTGCCGTGCGGCGGATCGTTGTGGCCATCGCCTACATCGGAGCCGTGTCCACGCTGGCCAAGGGTTTCATCGAGCTGGCGGCGGGCTGA
- a CDS encoding lipase maturation factor family protein produces MDWVSWFDAPEYGFARQVLQRGVAALFFVAFLSSLNQFPALLGERGLLPVPDYLEGFSARRRPTLFRWRYSDRLLRGVCLTGLAISALLVAGIPQLGPPWVPLIAFLALWLLYMSIVNVGQTFYGFGWEMLLLEAGFTVAFLGSDQTEPPRTILILMAWLVFRLEFGAGMIKIRGGREWRDLTALYYHHETQPMPGPLSRQAHLLPKPFHRLEVLGNHFAQLVVPFFLFAPQPLASAAAGIIIFTQLWLVASGNFAWLNWMAIVLAFAAVSDPVAHAVLPFLPLDGHPEAGSRGNPPYWLAITLVATMLLVVLSYWPVRNLLSKGQLMNASFNRWQLVNTYGAFGTVTKHRVEIVVDGTLDEEPEDSADWREYAFKGKPGDLRRLPRQWAPYHLRLDWLMWFLPLRTVHEEWFYAFLTKLLEADQRTLRLLLADPFDGDPPRWVRVTSYLYRFATRAEFRETGERWVRMPLYEAIPPLSLGGSRRRRR; encoded by the coding sequence GTGGACTGGGTTTCCTGGTTCGATGCGCCGGAGTACGGATTCGCCCGGCAGGTGCTGCAGCGAGGTGTGGCGGCACTGTTCTTCGTTGCGTTCCTGTCCTCCCTGAACCAGTTCCCTGCGCTGCTGGGCGAACGTGGCCTGCTGCCGGTTCCGGACTATCTGGAAGGGTTCAGCGCGCGCCGGCGGCCCACGCTGTTCCGTTGGCGCTATTCGGACCGGCTGCTGCGTGGTGTCTGCCTCACCGGACTGGCAATTTCCGCCCTCCTGGTGGCCGGCATCCCCCAGCTTGGGCCACCGTGGGTTCCGCTGATCGCCTTTCTGGCCCTGTGGCTGCTTTACATGTCGATCGTCAACGTGGGGCAGACGTTTTATGGCTTCGGCTGGGAAATGCTGCTGTTGGAGGCCGGGTTCACGGTGGCCTTCCTTGGCTCGGACCAGACGGAGCCGCCGCGCACCATCCTGATCCTGATGGCCTGGCTCGTGTTCCGGCTGGAGTTCGGCGCCGGGATGATCAAGATCCGCGGCGGCCGGGAGTGGCGTGACCTGACCGCTCTCTACTATCACCATGAAACGCAGCCGATGCCGGGGCCGCTGAGCCGCCAGGCCCATCTCCTGCCCAAACCCTTCCACCGGCTGGAGGTCCTGGGGAACCATTTCGCCCAGCTCGTGGTGCCGTTCTTCCTCTTCGCACCGCAGCCCCTGGCAAGCGCCGCCGCCGGAATCATCATCTTCACCCAGCTGTGGCTGGTGGCCAGCGGCAACTTCGCGTGGCTGAACTGGATGGCCATTGTGCTGGCCTTCGCCGCGGTCAGCGACCCCGTGGCCCACGCCGTCTTGCCGTTCCTGCCGCTGGACGGGCATCCTGAGGCAGGCAGCCGCGGCAATCCCCCGTACTGGCTTGCCATCACCCTGGTGGCCACAATGCTGCTGGTAGTCCTGAGCTACTGGCCCGTGCGCAACCTGCTCTCCAAGGGGCAGCTGATGAATGCCAGCTTCAACCGCTGGCAGCTGGTCAACACGTACGGCGCGTTTGGCACCGTGACCAAGCACCGCGTCGAGATCGTCGTGGACGGCACCCTGGACGAAGAACCTGAGGACTCAGCAGACTGGCGCGAATATGCGTTTAAGGGCAAACCCGGAGATCTCCGCCGGCTGCCCCGCCAGTGGGCGCCCTACCACCTGCGGCTGGACTGGCTGATGTGGTTCCTGCCGTTGCGAACCGTCCACGAGGAGTGGTTTTACGCGTTCCTCACGAAACTGCTGGAGGCGGACCAGCGGACGCTGCGGCTACTCCTCGCCGACCCGTTCGACGGCGATCCGCCGCGCTGGGTGCGTGTCACCAGCTACCTGTACCGTTTCGCCACCAGGGCTGAGTTCCGGGAGACGGGCGAGCGCTGGGTCCGGATGCCGCTCTATGAGGCCATCCCACCGCTTTCGCTCGGCGGTTCCCGGAGGCGCCGGCGGTGA